Genomic DNA from uncultured Desulfuromusa sp.:
TTGGCCGCCCTGTGATAACGTCCGTGATTTCCCGGTACCACCGTAAACTTGCGGCATCGTTGCTTTACCGAAAAAGCCCATCAGATCACGAACCCAGTTAAGTCCTGTCCAAAGGAGAAATGCGTTACGCCGATTTTCATAATCGATCTGCTTGAGTAAATCTTCCAGACCAACAATATCTTCCGGTTGTGGTTGCAACTCTGACAGAAGGGCTTCTTTGGCGGCAACAACCTCCTGTAATCCCTGCATATCAAGAGCTTTGGCCATTTCCCGTTCCTGGCGTAATAGCTCTATGAGCGTTTCCAGTTTAAGCTTCGTTTCAGCGCGAGACATATTAGCTATCCTGCAAAAGGAAAGGCATAATGCTGGAAGCCACCTTATTGAGATCCGGCTTATATGTCCCATTTTCAATCTGGGCTTTTAATGCCTGAATCTTTTCAGCACGAGTGGTTTCCTGAGTAGCACTTGTTTCCTGAGCTTGACTCGCATTCTGTAATGCACTGGAAAAATCAACCCGATCTGTCGCTTTATCTGAGCCCGCTTTTTTTGTACCAGAGGCATTTGCTGCG
This window encodes:
- the flgM gene encoding flagellar biosynthesis anti-sigma factor FlgM; translated protein: MVDSITGNKGLGSLGSISRAANASGTKKAGSDKATDRVDFSSALQNASQAQETSATQETTRAEKIQALKAQIENGTYKPDLNKVASSIMPFLLQDS